The Flavobacterium faecale genomic sequence TTTTGGCAGTCACCAACCCTAGAGCATTTGTATAAGTTACATAAACCATCATTTTTTTGAAACGGTAAGCTTCTTTGGTTGTACTTAAATATAGGACGCTGTCTTTTACAGAGGTTGCAATAATGTCGTGCAGGTTATCATCAGCTTCAATTTTTAGACTTGGACTTTCTCCTTTTTCGAGATAAATTTCAAGGTTATCACCAACTTCAATACTTTTAAACCCTGTTAGGTTTTCGAGTTTGGTTGTAACAGCTTTTGAGCCCTTTATTTTTTCTTTAGTTTGTGCAAAGGCAAGGCTGGTACACAAAAGAAGTAGGAGTATAGTGGTTGTTTTTTTCATTATGTTTTTAAATAGGATTTATACAAATATAAAAAAATCATCCGCTTTGTAGGGATGATTTTTCTTTTAATCGAAGGAGAAAATTTTTAGTTTAGACCGATACTCGCTCCAGAGCTACTTTCTCTACTGATTTTTTTAGGTGTTTTTAGGTAGTTAATGCTACTTCCACTTGATGCATTTGCCTGCAACTCAACAATAGGGTTAACCTCGATAGATGAACCACTTGATGATCGTGCAATAACTTTATTAGCAGCCATATCTTTGGCTTCAATGTCACTACCGCTAGAGGCTTTTGCTTCCAACTCCAATGCCAGTCCTCTCAAGGTGATGTCGCTACCGCTAGAGGCTTTACAGGTTAATTTATCGGCATTTATTTTTAAATCTACCGATGATCCGCTAGAACTGCTAATGTCTATCGCATTCGTCTTGAGTGTCATTTCGCTTGTGATTGAGGAGGCACTAGACGATTCTAACTGCTCTATCTTTGGCATGGTAACAATTACTTTTTTCGAAGAAACATCTAGAAACGAATTGTACTCGCAATCGATTACCAAAATACCATTTTTGACCGTAGTTGTGATTTCGTCTTGCAAATTATCATCGGCTTCTACGATCACTTCAAAATTGTCACCATGTTTTACAATAACATCTATTCCGTTGCTAACGTCGATTCCAACAAAGTTTTCATCAATTTTTCGGTTTTCTGTAATGACGTTTCCGCTACCCGTTATCGATTTTAAGTTGAACCAATCATTGCACGAGCTGAGCAAAAGGAGGCAAAAAAGTGCGGGGATAATTTTGTAAGCCATTAAAAGAGAGTTTTTCATCATTATTTTGTTTTAATTATAATTCCATCCTTGTTAATACGTAATTCATGAAGGTCTTTACTAGAAGTCGAAAGGGTATCTGATTTTATAGAAACTTCGTCAGAGTTGATGATAATTGTGTTTGAGTCCTCGTCATCAGTATCATTGTCATCGCCATAATCCTCATTGTCAGCTGGGCAATCTAGGCACTTTGCTTTCGAATCAAATACTTTATACACATGTCGGTCAGAGGCGTAATCAAAGTCAAAAAACTCATCGTCTGATCGGTTGTAGTGGCGCGCATTTTCGTCCAATTGGAATAGGGTACCTGCAGGAAGATAGATGGTGATCTCGATTTCTTGATCTCTGAATTTATTTTTAATGTTGGTGACCAAATAGTTGTCAAGAATGATTTGATTGCCAACAATTTTATAGTGGTATTTTATTTGTTGCGCTCTGTTTCGAGCATCAGATATAGATTCGCCTTTTGCTTCTTTTTCGATCTGAATGTATGCCGTTTTTTCGTTGGTTTGTTCAATTCGTAAACGAACTTGATTGGAGTAAATGATACTAGTTTCAGTAGAATCTTGTGTGATTTTAAAATCATCACGGTCATTTATATTTTTCGAATAATAATCATTGTGAACAAACTTGATTTTGAGGGTATCGGTGGGTTGCATCACAATATCTTGCTTGTTGACTACTCGTCCGTCATGCGAAAAAGCGGTTGCTTGCTTGAGTCCTATCGAGATTAAAACGGCCAATGCCATAATCCAAAGGGCAATCAAGGTGTATTTGGCAATGTTTCCAATCGATTTCATATTTGGAGAGATCAATTTGAAACCTAATAGCATCAAAAAGAAATTCGGAATAGCGATCGCTGCAAACAGTAGTAAACCAAAAAACCAAACGGGATAGTCAGTAAAATTGCCTGATTCTATGAATTGATGAAAAGGAAAACCGCTAAAATGAGTAGTACCTAAGGTGACCGAGGCCAACAAAAAAATGATGATCATTGCAAAACCTGATAACACTAAAATTAAACCAATAAACTTAGCGATTACTTTGAAAATACCCGAGAATGCTGACCCAACAGAATTTCCAAGTTTTGCAGATTCTGTCTTAAATTGGTGACCATATTTATCATAATCGACATTTTTGAACTTGTTGGTAACCGAATCAAATTCTTCTCGCACTTTTTTTTCAATGTTCGAAATGTTGACTGGCTCCCCTTTCATTTCTAATTTCTCAGAGGTTGTCTGCGCTTCAGGAGTAACAATCCACAACACTAGATAAGCAATAATTCCGGTTCCAAAACCTGCAAAGACCAATAGTACAAGAATCACTCGAATCCAAACAGCATCAAGACCAAAATAATAGCCCAAACCTGCTGCTACACCACCCACCATGCCGCCATCTTTGTCGCGATACAGTTTTTTGTTGCTTGTATAGGTAGGCGCTTCGTAGGTAGCGTTGGGTTGTGCTTCGTCTTCGATAATGTAATCCTCTGGTTGCCCCATGGTAGCAATAATATCTTCTACATCTTGCATGCCCATTACCTGCTTACTACTGCTTTGTTTGTCTGTAAACAACTCTGCAATACGCATCTCAATATCTTTGATAATCTCATCTTGGCCCGAACTGTTGTTCAAAGAGCGTTTGATGGCATCAAGATAGCGGGTCAATTTCATGAATGCATCTTCGTCGATATGAAAAATCAGTCCGCCTAAGTTTATGTTTATAGTTTTATTCATGATGCGTTGTTTTTAGTGGTAATTAGCGTTACGGCATCAGACAGTTCGGTCCAAGTGCCACTTAATTCATTTAAAAATAATTGTCCTTCGTCAGTTAGTCCATAGTATTTTCTAGGAGGTCCCGAGGTAGATTCTTCCCAGCGATAACTGAGTAAACCGTCGTTTTTTAATCGAGTGAGTAGTGGGTAAATAGTTCCTTCAACTACTAAGAGTTTTGCGTTTTTCAGGGTGTCCAATATTTCAGATGTATACGCATCTTTTTCTTTTAAAACAGATAAGATGCAAAATTCGAGAACACCTTTTCGCATCTGAGCTTTTGTGTTTTCTATATTCATTTTTGTTTTATTTTATTTATCATGGCTATATGTGGTATTATAGTTTTTTAATTTTTCGAATGATCTAAAGATACTTATTATCGAAAAAAGGAAGGGCACCGTTGTTCAGATTTTTTTTCTATCTGATTTATCGAATGAAACGAATGCTCATGGGGTATTTGATATATTCTCCGTTTGAAGCTTTTAATGTTCCGTATATAATGTATACAAATTCTACAATTTTTAAAGTAGCTAGTAAAATAGCTGCTAATATTACAATCGTTAACATGTAAATATGATTCCCGATATCTAAATTTCTAAAGATCCACTCATGGTTTTCTATAGCGGCATCAAATGTAGTTGTGCTCAATATTGTGAAAAGTAAAATGGGAACTGCGATGATTAGAATTAATATGGTATACAAGAAGATGCTGAATTGAAAGTTAAGAACCTGCTTTCCGTTTTTGTCTATGAATTCAGATTGGTCTTTTTTGAAGTTCCACAAAAGTAGGGGAAGAATAAAATTCCCAAAAGGAAAAATATATTGTCCCAATGCGCTTAGGTGTGTGACTGCTGCGATATTGTTTTCGTTCTGTGGTTGCATATTATTTTCTTTTTGGGTGATATACTTATTCCTGATTCATTTCTTCTACAAAGATATGCCTTAAGCAGGTATCTTGTTTTGCATAGTACTAGAAATTAACACAAAGTTAACAAATGTAAAAATAGTATGTACGCATAGTATTTTTTTGTATTTTAGCATAAAAACCACAGAAAATGAAACTTACACCCT encodes the following:
- a CDS encoding head GIN domain-containing protein, which encodes MMKNSLLMAYKIIPALFCLLLLSSCNDWFNLKSITGSGNVITENRKIDENFVGIDVSNGIDVIVKHGDNFEVIVEADDNLQDEITTTVKNGILVIDCEYNSFLDVSSKKVIVTMPKIEQLESSSASSITSEMTLKTNAIDISSSSGSSVDLKINADKLTCKASSGSDITLRGLALELEAKASSGSDIEAKDMAANKVIARSSSGSSIEVNPIVELQANASSGSSINYLKTPKKISRESSSGASIGLN
- a CDS encoding PspC domain-containing protein, giving the protein MNKTININLGGLIFHIDEDAFMKLTRYLDAIKRSLNNSSGQDEIIKDIEMRIAELFTDKQSSSKQVMGMQDVEDIIATMGQPEDYIIEDEAQPNATYEAPTYTSNKKLYRDKDGGMVGGVAAGLGYYFGLDAVWIRVILVLLVFAGFGTGIIAYLVLWIVTPEAQTTSEKLEMKGEPVNISNIEKKVREEFDSVTNKFKNVDYDKYGHQFKTESAKLGNSVGSAFSGIFKVIAKFIGLILVLSGFAMIIIFLLASVTLGTTHFSGFPFHQFIESGNFTDYPVWFFGLLLFAAIAIPNFFLMLLGFKLISPNMKSIGNIAKYTLIALWIMALAVLISIGLKQATAFSHDGRVVNKQDIVMQPTDTLKIKFVHNDYYSKNINDRDDFKITQDSTETSIIYSNQVRLRIEQTNEKTAYIQIEKEAKGESISDARNRAQQIKYHYKIVGNQIILDNYLVTNIKNKFRDQEIEITIYLPAGTLFQLDENARHYNRSDDEFFDFDYASDRHVYKVFDSKAKCLDCPADNEDYGDDNDTDDEDSNTIIINSDEVSIKSDTLSTSSKDLHELRINKDGIIIKTK
- a CDS encoding PadR family transcriptional regulator: MNIENTKAQMRKGVLEFCILSVLKEKDAYTSEILDTLKNAKLLVVEGTIYPLLTRLKNDGLLSYRWEESTSGPPRKYYGLTDEGQLFLNELSGTWTELSDAVTLITTKNNAS
- a CDS encoding DUF4870 domain-containing protein; this translates as MQPQNENNIAAVTHLSALGQYIFPFGNFILPLLLWNFKKDQSEFIDKNGKQVLNFQFSIFLYTILILIIAVPILLFTILSTTTFDAAIENHEWIFRNLDIGNHIYMLTIVILAAILLATLKIVEFVYIIYGTLKASNGEYIKYPMSIRFIR